One window from the genome of Alnus glutinosa chromosome 13, dhAlnGlut1.1, whole genome shotgun sequence encodes:
- the LOC133853929 gene encoding F-box/kelch-repeat protein At3g24760-like encodes MKALNIFPFKSPTGFKKLPPPQPHSPPNSADRHCQICAGTWSGQKWPDLTPTPTTGELPTPLETHAPRPTKPASSSFLGSHGFFFTTASTFRFSPILHRLSYVFNTSSLNFSRINRLLGVFCANPNAPRFIVVGGVRFIGNLVDIEDRLAVEIHDPQLNSWEICPLLPADFRSGNSSLSLSSALFGGKFYVLGIYSCFISSFDLEKRVWTLAQTLRPPGVILSFLISCQDRLVLAGTCNSSLGPSFNLWRIDERTMEFSEIAIMPQDLLYSLFDSDEDDKFASLKCVGLGDLIYVFNEEYHKH; translated from the exons ATGAAAGCACTGAATATTTTCCCTTTCAAGAGCCCAACTGGTTTTAAAAAACTACCACCTCCTCAGCCCCACTCGCCTCCGAATTCTGCCGACCGCCACTGCCAAATCTGCGCAGGAACGTGGAGCGGCCAAAAATGGCCAGATCTG ACCCCAACCCCGACCACTGGCGAGCTCCCAACACCGTTGGAAACCCACGCACCCCGACCCACCAAACccgcctcctcctccttcctCGGCTCCCATGGCTTCTTCTTCACCACCGCCTCTACCTTCCGTTTCTCTCCTATTCTCCACCGTCTCTCCTATGTCTTCAACACCTCCTCTCTTAACTTCTCTCGCATCAACCGTCTTCTCGGCGTCTTCTGTGCCAACCCCAACGCACCCAGATTCATTGTTGTTGGTGGCGTCAGGTTCATCGGCAATCTTGTCGATATCGAGGACCGTTTGGCCGTTGAGATACACGATCCCCAGTTAAATTCCTGGGAAATCTGTCCTCTTTTGCCTGCTGATTTCAGATCCGGAAACTCTTCGTTATCGCTGTCCTCTGCTTTGTTCGGAGGGAAATTTTATGTGCTTGGGATTTATTCGTGTTTCATATCGTCCTTTGACTTGGAGAAACGTGTCTGGACCTTAGCCCAGACGCTTAGGCCTCCTGGGGTTATCCTCTCCTTCTTGATCTCGTGCCAGGACCGGCTTGTTCTTGCTGGAACATGTAATTCTTCACTTGGGCCATCGTTTAATTTGTGGAGGATCGATGAGAGGACCATGGAGTTCAGCGAGATTGCGATTATGCCTCAGGATTTGCTTTACAGCTTGTTTGATAGCGACGAGGATGATAAATTTGCAAGCTTGAAATGTGTTGGGTTGGGTGATCTTATCTATGTTTTTAACGAAGAGTACCATAAACATTAA